One Rhodococcus sp. P1Y DNA window includes the following coding sequences:
- a CDS encoding alkaline phosphatase family protein encodes MLLTPRYGTGSLSDVLPSVLSYLGVPSETDRLGLNLDGVRRLCVLMIDGLGSEQLAAHPDEAPFLFARSTAPITAGFPSTTATSLSSLGTGLPPGEHGIVGYSVAIPGHKTLMNSLRWRLHGSSDAADLPFDLVPERFQPTPTAFERAREFGVAVVHIGPSMQNGSGLTRGSLRGAQFRTSVSLADLAAETSRALEPAGPTLVYAYHGDLDLVGHVRGPKSLAWRLHLKHVDLVVESIAARLPDDGALVVVADHGMVQLERRFDYDAIPEMRRGVRLLGGEPRMRYIYTREGSTDDVESAWRESLNDHFVVVVKDDAIARGWFGPTVTADAYARIGDILALADDSSAVIRSQAEANASRLEGHHGSLTSAELLVPAVVIRPDR; translated from the coding sequence ATGCTGCTTACGCCGCGCTACGGAACCGGCTCACTGTCCGATGTGCTCCCCTCGGTTCTGTCGTATCTGGGCGTCCCGTCCGAGACAGACCGACTCGGTTTGAACCTGGACGGTGTCCGACGACTCTGTGTACTGATGATCGACGGTTTGGGGAGCGAGCAGTTGGCCGCACATCCGGACGAAGCACCGTTCTTGTTTGCGCGCTCGACAGCACCGATCACTGCGGGTTTTCCAAGCACTACGGCGACCAGCCTCAGTTCACTCGGTACCGGGCTACCTCCGGGAGAGCATGGAATTGTGGGGTATTCGGTTGCAATCCCCGGCCACAAGACGTTGATGAACAGTCTTCGTTGGAGACTTCATGGAAGTAGCGATGCCGCGGATCTGCCCTTCGACCTGGTCCCCGAACGATTTCAGCCCACGCCGACGGCATTCGAACGTGCCAGGGAATTCGGAGTCGCGGTCGTTCACATCGGGCCGTCTATGCAAAACGGCTCGGGCTTGACCCGCGGATCTCTCCGCGGCGCGCAGTTTCGTACGTCGGTGTCGCTGGCCGACCTCGCCGCTGAGACTTCTCGGGCGCTCGAACCTGCCGGACCGACCCTTGTCTACGCCTACCACGGCGATCTCGACCTGGTCGGACACGTCCGAGGTCCGAAGTCCCTCGCCTGGCGCCTGCATCTGAAACACGTCGACCTCGTCGTCGAGTCCATCGCGGCACGACTTCCCGACGATGGGGCTCTCGTCGTCGTCGCGGATCACGGAATGGTGCAACTGGAGCGGCGGTTCGACTACGACGCTATCCCCGAGATGCGTCGCGGAGTCCGGCTACTCGGCGGCGAGCCGCGGATGCGTTACATCTACACCCGAGAAGGGAGCACCGACGATGTCGAGTCGGCCTGGCGTGAATCGTTGAACGACCACTTCGTTGTTGTCGTCAAGGACGACGCGATCGCACGAGGATGGTTCGGTCCGACGGTCACCGCCGACGCATATGCCCGGATCGGCGACATCCTGGCGCTCGCCGATGACTCCTCCGCCGTAATCAGAAGCCAGGCCGAGGCGAACGCATCGCGACTCGAGGGACATCACGGATCGCTCACCTCGGCGGAGCTACTGGTTCCCGCCGTGGTCATTCGACCGGATCGCTGA
- a CDS encoding T3SS (YopN, CesT) and YbjN peptide-binding chaperone 1 produces MAMFEGSSLDDVTDRAWTAFAVELADRIASVETGTEVPVTPGPSGESTSKAAMIVRKTTRGTVLCESVGTSSPPPPWKQAGDVHTLEDEEAWVDRFVSTIVTHIRTMWNVPHPSFLAQNAGGDIATHSDVQADVRIDVVPHTEAELANSVDSAVRSIPGADVRTSGDGSYCVTIGTIAAYVYVASSEEVRVHVPVVERIAGRTRAAEVVSDLNRRHPRLKFLLVEDRVHTASSIDAHPFVAQHAVNAVLRVIAFAASVDDSFAGNLGGVVAAIHSSEVDSEEHDPVHEQGGDDDVPAPLMTLLEIDAQSGGAVAADDVVAVCGADRAKIACYESFCSEQALSWREFARDAIGRGESETAAEYEAEAVPWDRIVGALQSALRTVGYFDNA; encoded by the coding sequence ATGGCGATGTTCGAGGGATCGAGCCTGGACGACGTTACCGACCGTGCTTGGACGGCGTTCGCCGTCGAATTGGCGGATCGTATTGCGTCCGTCGAGACGGGCACCGAAGTCCCCGTCACGCCCGGGCCGAGTGGAGAAAGCACGTCAAAGGCCGCGATGATCGTCCGCAAGACCACTCGTGGCACGGTGCTGTGCGAATCGGTCGGAACGAGTTCGCCTCCCCCGCCATGGAAGCAAGCGGGAGACGTGCACACGCTCGAAGACGAGGAAGCGTGGGTCGACAGGTTCGTCTCGACGATCGTGACCCACATTCGAACGATGTGGAACGTGCCGCATCCTTCGTTCCTGGCGCAGAACGCAGGCGGCGATATCGCAACTCACAGCGATGTGCAGGCCGATGTCAGGATCGATGTTGTACCGCACACCGAGGCTGAACTGGCGAACTCCGTCGACTCGGCCGTGCGTTCGATACCCGGTGCCGACGTTCGCACGTCCGGCGACGGCAGCTATTGCGTCACGATTGGCACGATCGCCGCGTACGTCTACGTTGCCAGCAGCGAGGAAGTCAGAGTCCACGTCCCTGTTGTCGAGCGGATAGCCGGTCGAACGCGGGCCGCCGAAGTGGTATCCGATCTCAACCGTCGACACCCACGCTTGAAGTTCCTGCTGGTAGAGGACCGCGTTCACACCGCGTCGAGCATCGATGCGCATCCCTTCGTCGCGCAACATGCGGTCAATGCCGTACTTCGAGTAATCGCGTTCGCGGCCAGCGTCGACGACTCCTTCGCAGGCAATCTCGGCGGCGTCGTCGCAGCCATTCACTCCAGCGAAGTCGACTCCGAAGAGCATGACCCTGTTCACGAACAGGGCGGTGACGATGACGTGCCGGCGCCGCTGATGACGTTGTTGGAGATCGACGCACAGTCCGGAGGCGCAGTAGCAGCCGACGACGTCGTTGCAGTGTGCGGGGCGGATCGCGCGAAGATCGCGTGCTACGAATCGTTCTGTTCGGAGCAAGCACTCTCGTGGCGCGAGTTCGCACGTGATGCGATTGGGCGCGGCGAGTCCGAAACTGCAGCCGAATACGAAGCAGAGGCAGTGCCGTGGGATCGAATAGTCGGCGCACTGCAAAGCGCATTGCGCACTGTCGGATACTTCGACAACGCTTGA
- a CDS encoding RidA family protein has product MSEKIAVRTEGAPAPAHTFSQGVRKGPFVQVSGQGPVDPATNEYLFPGDVAAQTTRTLENVRAIIEASGASFDDVVMLRVYLTKREDFAVMNDAYGEFVNKHTHGDVLPSRTTVFTGLPREEMLVEIDAVAIV; this is encoded by the coding sequence ATGAGCGAAAAAATCGCAGTTCGAACCGAAGGGGCCCCAGCGCCCGCCCACACGTTCTCGCAGGGTGTGCGCAAGGGCCCGTTCGTGCAGGTATCCGGGCAAGGTCCTGTAGACCCGGCGACCAACGAGTATCTGTTTCCAGGTGACGTCGCGGCGCAAACCACCCGGACGCTGGAGAACGTCCGCGCGATCATCGAAGCAAGTGGTGCATCGTTCGACGATGTCGTGATGCTGCGCGTGTACCTCACCAAACGAGAAGACTTTGCTGTCATGAACGATGCTTACGGCGAGTTCGTGAACAAGCACACCCATGGTGACGTATTGCCCAGCCGCACAACCGTGTTCACAGGTCTTCCGCGCGAAGAGATGCTCGTGGAGATCGACGCTGTTGCAATAGTCTGA
- a CDS encoding IclR family transcriptional regulator, producing the protein MSQSLSRALTILGLLGEETRSLDQLAGALDVHKTTVLRLLRTMEADRFVQHDADHRYVLGSRFFELANRALEQRDIRTVARRHLAALNISTGQTIHLATFESGEAVYIDKFDAKQSVRMYSRVGRPAPLHCTAVGKVLVSGRPRAEQVEIASRIEYVRFTDRTIDTPERYLAELELVAEQGFAEDHEEHETFVNCVGVPVRNGTGETVAAVSMSVPDMLLDHAQVLGTLPEILAVADAISADLGWKPVL; encoded by the coding sequence GTGAGTCAAAGCCTGTCTCGTGCTCTTACAATCCTCGGTCTGCTCGGTGAGGAAACGCGGTCACTCGACCAACTCGCAGGCGCACTCGATGTGCACAAGACGACCGTGCTGCGTCTGCTGCGGACCATGGAGGCCGACAGGTTCGTTCAGCACGACGCCGACCACAGGTACGTGCTCGGTTCGCGGTTTTTCGAGTTGGCAAACCGTGCGCTCGAGCAGCGAGACATCAGGACGGTAGCCAGGCGACATCTGGCTGCGCTCAACATTTCCACCGGTCAGACAATTCACCTCGCTACATTCGAGTCCGGGGAAGCGGTGTACATCGACAAGTTCGATGCGAAGCAAAGTGTTCGGATGTATTCGCGGGTCGGTAGACCGGCACCCCTTCACTGCACGGCTGTGGGCAAGGTGCTGGTATCGGGAAGACCTCGCGCCGAGCAGGTCGAGATCGCGTCGCGCATCGAGTATGTGCGATTCACGGATCGCACGATCGATACGCCCGAAAGATATCTGGCCGAGTTGGAGCTCGTCGCCGAACAGGGATTCGCCGAGGACCACGAGGAGCACGAGACGTTCGTGAACTGTGTCGGCGTCCCGGTACGAAACGGTACTGGGGAGACCGTTGCCGCTGTGTCGATGTCGGTTCCGGACATGCTCCTCGACCATGCACAGGTTCTCGGGACGCTCCCGGAGATCTTGGCCGTTGCCGACGCGATTTCGGCCGATCTCGGATGGAAACCGGTTTTATGA